A genome region from Camelina sativa cultivar DH55 chromosome 10, Cs, whole genome shotgun sequence includes the following:
- the LOC104719284 gene encoding transcriptional regulator STERILE APETALA-like, translated as MSSSSSSYNGDSGAGGSGGVFEAPSPSRPRRGANDVWPEPFLESLAVQVAVDASSSAGLLAAAPALANVFRVCTTWQAVSRSDHLWQLLSRQVWARTHLMHDTWRNEFIYRHRTATNFRTRTHTYFTLQFDPSDVDEPDSLSCRCLTLSDIYLAAGFADGTVRLFLLNNRLHVRTLRPPLRDRFGRFSRAVSGIVISDSRLTFATMDGDIHVADIDGVGHTRTAYAGDIVNDGTLVDFTGCGRWWVGLFAGVPGRAFHIWDCNSEETTFVGGTLTDPEAVMGWHTLTELTTSLGRLRISGNETAVACTRWRIMAIDLRNQGVIIGEDEEQRRGLTVTGFDANEEAYVRMDSRGNASVRRVNTQETVCEFRVSGAAQRRVMGCVNRLHALMCAGGVMRVWEVESGAYLYSIRERVGEVDAIVADERHVAVASSSSTAQSIIHLWDFGAL; from the exons atgtcttcctcctcctcttcttacAACGGAGACTCCGGCGCCGGTGGAAGCGGCGGCGTTTTCGAGGCCCCATCTCCTTCTCGCCCTCGCCGCGGCGCCAACGACGTCTGGCCGGAGCCTTTTCTTGAATCTCTCGCCGTTCAGGTCGCTGTTGACGCTTCCTCATCCGCTGGCCTCCTCGCCGCAGCTCCGGCTCTTGCCAACGTTTTCCGG GTTTGCACCACGTGGCAAGCTGTCTCTCGCTCCGACCATCTATGGCAACTCCTCTCTCGCCAAGTTTGGGCTAGAACACATCTGATGCACGACACGTGGCGGAACGAGTTCATTTACCGTCATCGGACGGCCACAAACTTCAGGACGCGTACTCACACCTACTTCACACTCCAATTTGACCCGTCTGATGTGGACGAGCCAGACAGTCTCTCCTGCCGCTGTCTCACTCTCTCCGACATATATCTAGCAGCAGGGTTCGCCGACGGAACCGTCCGGCTCTTTCTCTTGAACAACCGTCTCCACGTCAGGACTCTACGGCCGCCTCTTCGTGACCGCTTCGGAAGATTCTCACGAGCCGTCTCGGGCATTGTTATCTCCGACTCAAGACTGACGTTCGCTACAATGGACGGAGACATCCACGTGGCGGATATAGACGGCGTTGGTCACACACGCACGGCTTACGCGGGAGATATAGTCAACGACGGTACGTTGGTTGATTTCACTGGCTGCGGACGTTGGTGGGTGGGTCTTTTCGCGGGTGTGCCAGGTCGTGCCTTCCACATATGGGACTGCAACAGCGAAGAGACAACATTCGTAGGTGGCACGCTCACCGACCCTGAAGCCGTCATGGGATGGCACACGTTAACAGAGCTAACAACGTCGCTTGGCCGCCTAAGAATCTCCGGTAACGAGACGGCGGTAGCATGCACGAGGTGGAGGATCATGGCTATCGATCTGAGAAACCAAGGAGTGATCAtaggagaagacgaagagcaACGTAGAGGACTAACGGTGACAGGTTTCGACGCCAACGAAGAGGCTTACGTTAGGATGGACAGCAGAGGTAACGCTAGCGTGCGCAGGGTGAACACGCAAGAAACGGTGTGCGAGTTCCGTGTGAGCGGAGCTGCGCAGAGAAGAGTGATGGGATGTGTGAATAGACTGCACGCGCTAATGTGCGCAGGAGGTGTAATGCGCGTGTGGGAGGTAGAGAGTGGAGCGTACCTGTACAGTATTAGGGAGAGAGTAGGAGAAGTTGACGCCATTGTTGCTGATGAAAGACATGTGGCAgttgcttcatcttcatcaacggCTCAGAGCATTATACATCTGTGGGATTTCGGTGCGCTGTAG